The following proteins come from a genomic window of Sesamum indicum cultivar Zhongzhi No. 13 linkage group LG10, S_indicum_v1.0, whole genome shotgun sequence:
- the LOC105171681 gene encoding ethylene receptor 2 has translation MLKALASGLLFLSLFLSVSAADNGFRCNCDEEGFWSIESILECQKVSDFLIAVAYFSIPIELLYFVSCSNVPFKWVLFEFIAFIVLCGMTHLLNGWTYGPHPFQLMLALTIFKFLTALVSFATAITLITLIPLLLKVKVREFLLKKKTWDLDREVGMIKKQKEAGLHVRMLTQEIRKSLDRHTILYTTLVELSKTLDLKNCAVWMPNASRTEVNLTHELKERNFPNTYNSSIPTSDPDVRDIKGNDGVKILDSESALAVASSGGIGEPGSVAAIRMPMLKVSNFKGGTPEMVPACYAILVLVLPDGQGRTWSDDELEIVEVVADQVAVALSHASVLEESQLMREKLVEQNRALQQAKQDALMASEARNAFQMVMSNGLRRPMHSILGLLSLLQDEKLSNEQRLVVDTMVKTSNVLSTLVTDVMDTSAKDNGRFPLEMSSFQLHSLIKEAACLSKCLCAYRGYDFVIEADKSLPNHVMGDERRVFQVILHMVGNLLNGSKGGGFLMLRVYSATGSQNEQRWGNWRSNSSDGYAYIRVEVGICHTGSQTEDIFPVFPYGGQRCYAGAEECRSFSACKKLVQLMQGDIWEIPNPEGFDQSMALVLRFQVRPSIVSGISEHGESSDHVHSYSLFRGLKVLLVDADDVNRAVTRKLLEKLGCIVYVVSSGYECLSALGPSVSSCQIVLLDLQLPDLDGFEVTMRIRKFRSRNWPLIIALTASDDGDTRDKCMQIGMNGVIQKPGSFQEIAYELKGILLQANRLLS, from the exons ATGTTAAAGGCATTGGCATCAGGGTTGTTGTTTTTATCACTCTTTCTTTCGGTTTCAGCTGCTGATAATGGGTTTCGCTGTAATTGTGATGAGGAGGGGTTTTGGAGCATTGAGAGTATACTAGAGTGCCAAAAAGTTAGTGACTTCTTGATTGCTGTGGCGTACTTCTCCATCCCCATTGAGCTACTTTACTTTGTTAGCTGTTCCAATGTTCCATTTAAATGGGTGCTTTTCGAGTTCATTGCGTTCATTGTCCTCTGTGGAATGACTCATTTGCTAAATGGCTGGACTTATGGACCTCACCCTTTTCAGCTCATGCTTGCTCTCACCATTTTCAAATTCCTCACGGCACTAGTTTCTTTTGCTACGGCCATAACACTTATTACCCTCATCCCATTGTTGCTTAAAGTCAAggtgagagaatttttgctGAAGAAAAAGACTTGGGATCTTGATCGGGAGGTTGGAATGATAAAGAAGCAGAAAGAGGCTGGCTTGCATGTTCGGATGCTAACACAAGAGATCCGCAAATCCCTTGATCGGCATACTATTTTGTACACAACTCTGGTTGAGCTATCAAAGACAttggatttgaaaaattgtgcAGTTTGGATGCCAAATGCTAGTAGAACAGAAGTGAACTTAACTCATGAATTGAAAGAAAGGAACTTCCCAAACACTTACAATTCAAGCATTCCAACTAGTGACCCTGATGTGAGAGATATTAAGGGAAATGATGGAGTGAAGATACTTGATTCCGAGTCAGCCCTTGCTGTTGCAAGCAGTGGGGGAATTGGCGAGCCAGGATCTGTAGCTGCAATTAGGATGCCGATGTTGAAGGTTTCTAATTTCAAAGGAGGTACCCCTGAGATGGTTCCAGCATGCTATGCTATTCTTGTTTTGGTTCTTCCAGACGGACAGGGTAGAACTTGGAGCGATGACGAACTTGAGATAGTAGAGGTGGTTGCTGACCAAGTTGCTGTGGCACTTTCCCATGCTTCTGTGCTTGAAGAATCTCAACTTATGAGAGAGAAACTTGTGGAACAAAATCGAGCACTGCAACAAGCAAAACAGGATGCACTAATGGCGAGTGAAGCCCGGAATGCATTTCAAATGGTAATGAGTAATGGTTTAAGAAGGCCCATGCACTCTATTCTCGGTTTACTATCTCTCTTGCAGGATGAAAAGTTAAGTAATGAACAGCGGCTTGTTGTTGACACTATGGTCAAGACTAGTAATGTTCTTTCAACTTTAGTAACTGATGTAATGGATACTTCGGCAAAGGATAATGGAAGGTTCCCTTTGGAGATGAGTTCTTTTCAATTGCATTCTTTGATAAAAGAAGCCGCTTGCCTCTCCAAGTGCCTCTGTGCTTATAGGGGTTatgattttgtaattgaaGCTGATAAGTCCTTGCCGAATCACGTAATGGGTGATGAAAGAAGAGTATTTCAGGTTATTTTACATATGgttggtaatttgctaaatggAAGCAAAGGGGGAGGGTTTCTAATGTTACGAGTATATTCAGCCACCGGAAGTCAGAATGAGCAAAGATGGGGCAACTGGAGATCCAACTCGTCTGACGGGTATGCTTATATTAGGGTTGAAGTTGGCATTTGCCATACTGGTTCTCAGACGGAGGACATATTTCCCGTATTCCCATATGGTGGGCAGAGATGCTATGCTGGAGCTGAGGAATGCAGAAGCTTTAGTGCATGCAAAAAACTAGTTCAG TTAATGCAAGGAGACATCTGGGAGATACCAAATCCAGAGGGTTTTGATCAAAGCATGGCTCTCGTTTTGCGGTTTCAAGTCCGGCCATCCATTGTATCGGGCATATCTGAACATGGGGAATCTTCAGATCATGTGCATTCATACTCACTTTTCAGAGGCCTGAAAGTTCTCTTAGTTGATGCTGATGATGTGAATAGAGCTGTAACACGGAAGCTGCTCGAGAAGCTGGGATGCATTGTGTATGTCGTCTCATCCGGCTACGAATGCCTTAGTGCTCTTGGCCCTTCTGTCTCTTCATGTCAAATTGTGCTTCTGGATCTTCAGTTGCCTGATCTAGATGGCTTTGAAGTTACCATGAGAATTCGCAAGTTTCGAAGCCGTAACTGGCCGTTGATCATTGCCTTGACCGCAAGCGATGATGGAGATACGAGGGACAAATGTATGCAAATCGGAATGAATGGCGTTATTCAAAAACCAGGTTCGTTTCAAGAAATCGCCTACGAGCTGAAGGGAATCCTGCTGCAGGCTAACAGGCTACTGTCATGA
- the LOC105171714 gene encoding transcriptional regulator SUPERMAN, whose translation MEPGKHSNSDTNSSDQNDHHQPEKSADDGTGVGRSYECTFCKRGFTNAQALGGHMNIHRKDKAKAKQKNIEEPSNFQSIKHNENFANLRYFPQTDHQQQRTGYYRDVRSGQVNYQVYLPSSNPSFQTGNYFPFWRAEGFDESRGDADLSLRIGAPEPVEGGNGEGNMKENEVDLELRLGHDP comes from the coding sequence ATGGAGCCCGGAAAACACTCCAATTCAGACACTAATTCTTCAGATCAAAACGATCATCATCAGCCGGAGAAATCAGCCGACGATGGCACCGGCGTAGGCCGATCCTACGAGTGCACTTTCTGCAAGCGCGGCTTCACTAACGCGCAAGCTTTGGGAGGCCACATGAACATCCACAGGAAAGACAAGGCAAAAGCGAAGCAGAAAAACATAGAGGAGCCCTCCAATTTTCAGAGCATTAAACACAACGAAAACTTCGCGAATTTGAGGTATTTTCCTCAAACAGACCATCAGCAGCAGCGAACAGGCTATTACAGGGACGTAAGATCCGGGCAGGTGAACTATCAAGTCTACTTGCCATCATCAAACCCTAGTTTTCAGACAGGGAACTATTTCCCTTTTTGGAGGGCCGAAGGTTTTGATGAGAGTCGTGGGGATGCAGACCTGAGCCTGAGGATTGGAGCTCCGGAACCCGTTGAAGGCGGGAACGGAGAGGGGAATATGAAGGAAAATGAAGTGGATTTGGAGCTCCGTCTTGGGCATGACCCGTGA